AGGCCGTGGTCGGCGCGGCCGACGCGCTGTTCATCAGCTGTACGAACCTGCCGACGTACGACGCGATCCCGCAGTTGGAGGCCGAGCTGAGAATGCCGGTGCTGTCGGCGAACCAGGTCACGATGTGGGCGGCCCTGCGCAGAATCGGCGCCCACGCGGTGGGCCCGTACCAGGGCCTGCTCCTCGACCGGCCTTCCGCACGCCGCGTGCCTACCCTGGAAGGGACGGGCGGGATTTCCGGAGGCTCCGGAATCCCCGAGAACCCGCTCTCCGGGATACCCCTCCCCGAGGGGATGCCACTCGCCGAGCTGGACGAGATCGGCGAGTTCTCGGAGATCGGCGACATCCCCGGTATCGCGGAGATGGGACGGATGGAAACGGTCCGGCGCGCGCAGGACGTTCAGCCGGTCCAGCCCGGCGAGTGGGCCCAGCCCTCCCAGCCGGATCCTCCGACCGAGGAACAGGAAGGGTGGACATGACGACCGTCGGACTCCTCTACCCCGGCCACTCCGCCGAGGACGACTACCCCCGTCTGGAGATGCTCTTCGACAGCGACATCAGACTGCCCCTGGTCCACACCGACATCGGCGAGGACGCCCACCGGGTCGACGCGCTGCTGGAGATGGGCGCCGCGCGCCGGCTGGCGGAGGGCGTCGAGGAGCTGCGGATGGCGGGCGCCGAGTCCGTGGTCTGGGCCTGTACGAGCGGCAGCTTCGTGTACGGCTGGGAGGGTGCCCGGGAACAGGCCCGGCAGCTGGCCCACGAGGCGGGCCTGCCCGCCTCCAGCACGTCCTTCGCCTTCGCCCACGCCGTGCGGGCGCTGGGCGCCCGGCGGGTCGCGGTCGCCGCGACCTACCCGGAGGACGTCGCCGGCTACTTCGCCGCCTTCCTGAAGGCGGCCGGTATCGAGGTGGTCTCCACCCGGGGCAGCGGCATCATCACGGCGGCCGAGGTCGGCACCTGGGGCCGGGACGAGGTCCTGGCGCTGGCCCGCGCCGGCGACCACCCGGACGCCGAGGTGGTCCTCCTGCCGGACACGGCGCTGCACACCGCGGCGTACCTCCCGGACCTGGAGGAGGCCCTGGGCAAACCGGTCCTCACCGCGAACCAGGTGACCGTCTGGGAGGGTCTGCGGCTGGTGGAACGCCGGGCGTGGGCCCCGAAGCTGGGGACGCTGTTCGCGAGCCGGGAGTAGGTGGCGGGCGGGCGGTCGGTACGGCGCGCGTCCGTCCGGGCGGGAGCGCGGCTGCGGGCGATCTGCGGGCAAGCTGTGGGAGAACGCGCCTGCGGGGCGCGCCCCGCCCGGGAACGCGCTCGTCGGGAACGCACCGCCGGGGAGCGCGCCCGTGGCGACCTGGCGTCTGTCGGGAATAAAACGGAGTTGCCCTCCTGTTGTCGCGGGCCGTACATACTTCCCACGCAGGAGGGTTCGCACCGGTGGTTGACGCAATTCGAGGTACGGCGCCGGGCAGCGCGCCCGTCCCACTGTCCGTACTGGACCTGGTCACGGTCGGCAGCGGAAGCACCGCCCGGGAGTCGCTGCGGACCAGCGTCGGGATCGCCCGGCTCGCCGAGCGCCGGGGCTACCACCGGCACTGGGTCGCCGAACACCACTCGATGCCCGGCGTCGCCTCCTCGTCACCGGCCGTGATCCTGGCGCATCTCGCCGCCCACACCGAGCGCATCCGGCTCGGTTCGGGCGGCGTCATGCTGCCCAACCACGCCCCGCTCGTCATCGCCGAGCAGTTCGGCACCCTGGAGGCCCTGGCCCCCGGCCGGATCGACCTCGGCCTCGGGCGCGCGCCCGGCACCGACGGGGCCACGGCCGCCGCGCTGCGCCGTACCGACCGGCCGAACGAGGGCGCCGACGACTTCCCGCAGCAGCTCGCCGAACTCACCCGCTTCCTCGACGACGACTTCCCCGACGGACACCCGTACGCCCGGATCCACGCCGTCCCCGGCCCGGTCCAGGGCCCGGCCGCCCGGCCGCCGGTCTGGCTGCTCGGCTCCTCCGGGTTCAGCGCCCGGCTCGCCGCCGTGCTCGGGCTGCCGTTCGCCTTCGCGCACCACTTCTCCGCGCAGAACACCGTCCCCGCGCTGGACCTGTACCGGGAGTCCTTCCGGCCGTCCGCCGTGCTCGACGCCCCGTACGCGGTGATCGGCGTGGCCGCCCTGGCCGCCGACGACGAGAGCGAGGCCCGCCGCCAGGTCCTCACCGGCGCCCTCTCGATGCTGCGGCTGCGCACCGGGCGCCCCGGCCTGGTCCCGACGCCCGAGGAGGCGGAGGCGTACTCCTTCAGCCCGCAGGAGCGCGACTTCGTGGACGGCTGGCTGGCGAACATCGTCCACGGCACCCCGGACGCCGTCCGCGCCGGTCTGGACGGCCTCCAGAAGCGCACCGGGGCCGACGAGCTGATGCTCACCACCAACGCCCACGGCGGCGAGGCACGGCTGCGCAGCTACGGAC
Above is a window of Streptomyces sp. NBC_01498 DNA encoding:
- a CDS encoding maleate cis-trans isomerase family protein → MTTVGLLYPGHSAEDDYPRLEMLFDSDIRLPLVHTDIGEDAHRVDALLEMGAARRLAEGVEELRMAGAESVVWACTSGSFVYGWEGAREQARQLAHEAGLPASSTSFAFAHAVRALGARRVAVAATYPEDVAGYFAAFLKAAGIEVVSTRGSGIITAAEVGTWGRDEVLALARAGDHPDAEVVLLPDTALHTAAYLPDLEEALGKPVLTANQVTVWEGLRLVERRAWAPKLGTLFASRE
- a CDS encoding LLM class flavin-dependent oxidoreductase, which codes for MVDAIRGTAPGSAPVPLSVLDLVTVGSGSTARESLRTSVGIARLAERRGYHRHWVAEHHSMPGVASSSPAVILAHLAAHTERIRLGSGGVMLPNHAPLVIAEQFGTLEALAPGRIDLGLGRAPGTDGATAAALRRTDRPNEGADDFPQQLAELTRFLDDDFPDGHPYARIHAVPGPVQGPAARPPVWLLGSSGFSARLAAVLGLPFAFAHHFSAQNTVPALDLYRESFRPSAVLDAPYAVIGVAALAADDESEARRQVLTGALSMLRLRTGRPGLVPTPEEAEAYSFSPQERDFVDGWLANIVHGTPDAVRAGLDGLQKRTGADELMLTTNAHGGEARLRSYGLIADAYGMPG